In the Chlorobium limicola DSM 245 genome, one interval contains:
- a CDS encoding DUF3593 domain-containing protein produces MSLNWAGLLSLPNWLIHLSSSLEWGVAAFMMYRYGRITGREEIRFFGLSMLPHWFGSFFVLAYHISTDSIPLLLDLSETINLFGSISLLWSTLRILKISGTTPATGIMAGLATVMIAGKPQSYMGEDIFDAILQISSVVYITFLIMLIRVRKKDPTVFSGLTVAGFWFVLVFISVTVFFMYLATGVRGYHSLSHDDLLHGSAESLLTISNLMIVLGIHRQIRWYETQPKTISGLELP; encoded by the coding sequence ATGAGCCTGAACTGGGCAGGGCTGCTTTCGCTGCCAAACTGGTTGATTCATCTCTCATCTTCGCTGGAGTGGGGTGTGGCCGCGTTCATGATGTACCGCTATGGCAGGATAACCGGAAGGGAGGAGATCCGGTTTTTCGGACTGTCGATGCTGCCTCACTGGTTCGGAAGCTTTTTCGTGCTGGCCTACCATATTTCTACCGACAGCATCCCGCTGCTGCTCGATCTTTCGGAAACCATCAATCTGTTCGGCAGCATCTCGCTGTTGTGGTCGACTCTGAGGATTCTGAAAATATCCGGAACGACACCGGCTACAGGCATAATGGCAGGACTCGCGACAGTCATGATTGCCGGTAAACCGCAATCGTATATGGGAGAAGACATTTTCGATGCGATTCTTCAGATTTCAAGCGTGGTTTACATCACGTTTCTGATTATGCTGATCAGGGTAAGGAAGAAAGACCCGACCGTATTTTCAGGACTTACCGTGGCCGGATTCTGGTTCGTACTGGTATTCATTTCCGTTACGGTTTTCTTCATGTATCTGGCTACCGGGGTAAGAGGGTATCATTCGCTCTCGCATGACGACCTGCTGCACGGCTCGGCAGAGAGCCTGCTTACCATCAGCAACCTCATGATCGTGCTTGGCATTCACCGTCAGATCAGATGGTATGAAACGCAACCGAAAACGATCTCAGGGCTTGAGCTGCCTTGA